GACCGCATGGAGCTGGTCAGGCTCGACGGGTACACCGAGGACGAGAAGGTCGTCATCGCCCGCGACCACCTGCTCCCGCGCCAGCTGGAGCGGGCCGGCCTGGAGCCGGGCGAGGTCGTCCTGGAGGACGCCTCCCTGCGGAAGCTCGCAGGGGAGTACACCCGGGAGGCGGGCGTCCGCACCCTGGAGCGGGCCGTCGCACGGCTGCTCCGCAAGGTCACGGCCCAGCACGAACTGGGCGGCCGCGAGCTGCCGTTCACGGTCACCCCGGAGGACCTGCGGGACCTGATCGGACGGCCGCACCACGTACCGGAGTCGGCGCAGGACCCGGCGGAGCGGCGTACGGCGGTGCCGGGCGTCGCCACCGGACTCGCGGTCACCGGCGCGGGCGGTGACGTCCTCTTCGTGGAGGCGTCCCTCGCCGACCCGGAGACCGGCGCGGCCGGCCTGACCCTCACCGGCCAGCTGGGCGACGTGATGAAGGAGTCCGCGCAGATCGCGCTCTCCTTCCTCCGCTCGCACGGCGCGGAGCTGGAACTGCCCGTCACCGGCCTCAAGGACCGGGGCGTGCACATCCACTTCCCGGCGGGTTCGGTCCCGAAGGACGGACCGAGCGCGGGCGTCACGATGACGACCGCCCTCGCCTCCCTCCTGAGCGGCCGGCTGGTCCGTACGGACGTGGCCATGACCGGCGAGGTCTCCCTCACCGGCCGGGTCCTCCCGATCGGCGGTGTGAAGCAGAAGCTGCTCGCGGCGCACCGGGCGGGCATCACGACGGTCGTGATCCCCAAGCGGAACGAGGCCGACCTGGACGACGTCCCGGCCGAGATCCTGGAGAAGCTGGAGGTCCACCCCGTGACGGACGTCCGGCAGGTCCTGGAGATCGCGCTGGCACCGGCGGCGGTGCGGGTGGGCGTGGCCGCGTAACTCCCCGGGGCGGCGAGCGGGGTGTCCTGATCGGGGACACCCCGCTCCGGCGTGCCCGGACCCGTGCCCGGAGCGGTACCCGGATCCGTACCCGATGTCCGTGCCTGGATCCGTACCCGGATCCGTGCCGATGTCCGTGCCTGATGCCCGTGCCTGATGCCCGTGTCGCCCGTGCCGGACGTCCGCGTCCGAATGTCCTTACCCGGATGTCAGAGAAGGCTGGCATCCTCGTACGCATGAACGAAGACGCCTTCTGGGCTCTCATCGACGAGTTGAGCCGCCGCCCCGGTGACCGGGACGAGCGGCTGGAGTGGCTGCGGGCGGAGCTGACACGGCGTCCGGAGACCGAGAGCGTGGCGTTCCAGGTACGGCTCGAGGCGGCCTGCGACGCGGCCGCGACCCGCGCGGTCTGGTCCGCCGCTAACCGCGTCGAGGGCGGCGACTGCACGGACGACGGCCTCCACTACTTCACGCTCTGGCTGGTGGGCCAGGGGCGGAAGGTGTACGACTCGGTCGTCGCCGACCCGGACGCCCTGGCCGACGTGGCCGGGATCCGGGCCCTCGTGGGGCGCCACCGCGACGAGTGGGCCGACTGCGAGTGGCCCGAGTGGGAGGAGCTCGACTACGTCGCCCAGGACGTGTTCGACGAGCTGACCGGCCAGGAGGACGACGAGGGGGAGGCGTTCCTCGACGCCGTCGAGGAGGCCGAGGAGGAGCTCGCTGACGAGCTCGACGACGAGTTCGGCGAAGGGCGCGGCGAGGAGTTCGCGGAGGAGTGGGAAGAGGGTGGCGAGCTCCAGGGAGCCCGGCCGGAGGGGGTGGCCCTACCCCGGCTCACCGCCCTCTTCCCGCTCGGGCCGTCCGGCTCCTAGGAGGCGGACGGGTTCCGGCGCCGGCCCAGGAGCAGCGTGCCCGCCGCGAAGGCGGCGAGGGCGCCCGCGCCCGCGAGGGCCAGGGGGAGCGGCGAGGCGGGGGTCCCGGCGGTCTCGGCGGAGAGCGCCGGGGCCTGCTCGTCGCCGCCGTGGCCCGCGTGGCTCACGGTGGAGAGGTCGG
Above is a genomic segment from Streptomyces sp. NBC_00094 containing:
- a CDS encoding DUF4240 domain-containing protein → MNEDAFWALIDELSRRPGDRDERLEWLRAELTRRPETESVAFQVRLEAACDAAATRAVWSAANRVEGGDCTDDGLHYFTLWLVGQGRKVYDSVVADPDALADVAGIRALVGRHRDEWADCEWPEWEELDYVAQDVFDELTGQEDDEGEAFLDAVEEAEEELADELDDEFGEGRGEEFAEEWEEGGELQGARPEGVALPRLTALFPLGPSGS